Proteins found in one Ovis aries strain OAR_USU_Benz2616 breed Rambouillet chromosome 19, ARS-UI_Ramb_v3.0, whole genome shotgun sequence genomic segment:
- the CATHL1B gene encoding cathelicidin-1 isoform X1: METQRASLSLGRCSLWLLLLGLALPSASAQVLSYREAVLRAVDQLNEQSSEPNIYRLLELDQPPQDQDEDPDSPKRVSFRVKETVCPRTTQQPPEQCDFKENGLLKRCEGTVTLDQVRGNFDITCNNHQSIRITKQPWAPPQAARICRIIFLRVCR, translated from the exons ATGGAGACCCAGAGGGCCAGCCTCTCCCTGGGGCGCTGTTCGCTGTGGCTCCTGCTGCTGGGATTAGCGCTGCCCTCGGCCAGCGCCCAGGTCCTCAGCTACAGGGAGGCCGTGCTTCGTGCTGTGGATCAGCTCAATGAGCAGTCCTCAGAACCCAACATTTACCGTCTTCTCGAGCTGGACCAGCCTCCTCAGGAT CAGGATGAAGACCCGGACAGCCCGAAGCGGGTGAGCTTCAGGGTGAAGGAGACCGTGTGTCCCAGGACCACCCAGCAACCCCCGGAGCAGTGTGACTTCAAGGAGAATGGG CTGCTGAAACGGTGTGAGGGGACAGTCACCCTGGACCAGGTCAGGGGGAACTTCGACATCACCTGTAATAAT CACCAGAGCATCAGGATTACAAAGCAACCGTGGGCACCACCACAGGCAGCCCGAATATGTCGCATCATATTTCTAAGGGTTTGCAGATAA
- the CATHL1B gene encoding cathelicidin-1 precursor — protein sequence METQRASLSLGRCSLWLLLLGLALPSASAQVLSYREAVLRAVDQLNEQSSEPNIYRLLELDQPPQDDEDPDSPKRVSFRVKETVCPRTTQQPPEQCDFKENGLLKRCEGTVTLDQVRGNFDITCNNHQSIRITKQPWAPPQAARICRIIFLRVCR from the exons ATGGAGACCCAGAGGGCCAGCCTCTCCCTGGGGCGCTGTTCGCTGTGGCTCCTGCTGCTGGGATTAGCGCTGCCCTCGGCCAGCGCCCAGGTCCTCAGCTACAGGGAGGCCGTGCTTCGTGCTGTGGATCAGCTCAATGAGCAGTCCTCAGAACCCAACATTTACCGTCTTCTCGAGCTGGACCAGCCTCCTCAGGAT GATGAAGACCCGGACAGCCCGAAGCGGGTGAGCTTCAGGGTGAAGGAGACCGTGTGTCCCAGGACCACCCAGCAACCCCCGGAGCAGTGTGACTTCAAGGAGAATGGG CTGCTGAAACGGTGTGAGGGGACAGTCACCCTGGACCAGGTCAGGGGGAACTTCGACATCACCTGTAATAAT CACCAGAGCATCAGGATTACAAAGCAACCGTGGGCACCACCACAGGCAGCCCGAATATGTCGCATCATATTTCTAAGGGTTTGCAGATAA
- the LOC114109381 gene encoding cathelicidin-1 isoform X1, whose amino-acid sequence METQRASLSLGRCSLWLLLLGLALPSASAQVLSYREAVLRAVDQLNEQSSEPNIYRLLELDQPPQDQDEDPDSPKRVSFRVKETVCPRTTQQPPEQCDFKENGLLKRCEGTVTLDQVRGNFDITCNNHQSIRITKQPWAPPQAARICRIIFLRVCR is encoded by the exons ATGGAGACCCAGAGGGCCAGCCTCTCCCTGGGGCGCTGTTCGCTGTGGCTCCTGCTGCTGGGATTAGCGCTGCCCTCGGCCAGCGCCCAGGTCCTCAGCTACAGGGAGGCCGTGCTTCGTGCTGTGGATCAGCTCAATGAGCAGTCCTCAGAACCCAACATTTACCGTCTTCTCGAGCTGGACCAGCCTCCTCAGGAT CAGGATGAAGACCCGGACAGCCCGAAGCGGGTGAGCTTCAGGGTGAAGGAGACCGTGTGTCCCAGGACTACCCAGCAACCCCCGGAGCAGTGTGACTTCAAGGAGAATGGG CTGCTGAAACGGTGTGAGGGGACAGTCACCCTGGACCAGGTCAGGGGGAACTTCGACATCACCTGTAATAAT CACCAGAGCATCAGGATTACAAAGCAACCGTGGGCACCACCACAGGCAGCCCGAATATGTCGCATCATATTTCTAAGGGTTTGCAGATAA
- the LOC101112427 gene encoding cathelicidin-7 translates to METQRAGLSLGRWLLRLLLLGLVLPSASTRSFSYREAVLRAVDQFNERSAEANLYRLLELDPPPEQDAEDRGARKPVSFKVKETVCPRTSQQPVEQCDFRKNGLVKQCVGTVTRYWIRGDFDITCKDIQNVGLFGRLRDSLQRGGQKILEKAERIGDRIKDIFRG, encoded by the exons ATGGAGACCCAGAGGGCTGGCCTCTCGCTGGGACGGTGGTTACTGCGTCTCCTGCTGCTGGGACTAGTGCTGCCCTCGGCCAGCACCCGGTCATTCAGCTACAGGGAGGCCGTGCTTCGTGCTGTGGATCAGTTCAATGAGAGGTCTGCAGAAGCTAATCTCTACCGCCTCCTGGAGCTAGACCCACCTCCTGAGCAGGAT GCGGAGGACCGGGGAGCTCGAAAGCCTGTGAGCTTCAAGGTGAAGGAGACTGTGTGCCCCAGGACGAGCCAGCAGCCCGTGGAGCAGTGTGACTTCAGGAAGAATGGG CTGGTGAAACAGTGTGTGGGGACAGTCACTCGGTACTGGATCAGGGGTGACTTCGACATCACCTGTAAAGAT ATTCAGAATGTGGGGCTATTCGGCCGGCTGCGGGACTCACTCCAAAGAGGTGGGCAGAAAATCCTCGAAAAAGCAGAGAGAATTGGTGACAGAATCAAAGATATCTTCAGGGGATGA
- the LOC114109381 gene encoding cathelicidin-1 isoform X2, which yields METQRASLSLGRCSLWLLLLGLALPSASAQVLSYREAVLRAVDQLNEQSSEPNIYRLLELDQPPQDDEDPDSPKRVSFRVKETVCPRTTQQPPEQCDFKENGLLKRCEGTVTLDQVRGNFDITCNNHQSIRITKQPWAPPQAARICRIIFLRVCR from the exons ATGGAGACCCAGAGGGCCAGCCTCTCCCTGGGGCGCTGTTCGCTGTGGCTCCTGCTGCTGGGATTAGCGCTGCCCTCGGCCAGCGCCCAGGTCCTCAGCTACAGGGAGGCCGTGCTTCGTGCTGTGGATCAGCTCAATGAGCAGTCCTCAGAACCCAACATTTACCGTCTTCTCGAGCTGGACCAGCCTCCTCAGGAT GATGAAGACCCGGACAGCCCGAAGCGGGTGAGCTTCAGGGTGAAGGAGACCGTGTGTCCCAGGACTACCCAGCAACCCCCGGAGCAGTGTGACTTCAAGGAGAATGGG CTGCTGAAACGGTGTGAGGGGACAGTCACCCTGGACCAGGTCAGGGGGAACTTCGACATCACCTGTAATAAT CACCAGAGCATCAGGATTACAAAGCAACCGTGGGCACCACCACAGGCAGCCCGAATATGTCGCATCATATTTCTAAGGGTTTGCAGATAA